A single region of the Fodinicurvata sp. EGI_FJ10296 genome encodes:
- a CDS encoding DegT/DnrJ/EryC1/StrS family aminotransferase gives MQNPHKKLYLSPPHMSGAELAAVTEAFDTNFIAPAGPMIERFEDFFAEYSGFGHSVALTSGTAALHLALRYLNIGAGDKVIASSMTFIGGIAPILYQGAEPVFIDSDQSWTMDPALLEETLTRLSVAGTQARAIIPTDLYGQPCDLDRIVALGDRFGVPVIVDSAEAVGSHIGDRHAGKGAWAAAYSFNGNKIITTSGGGILATDDTELADRARFLSQQAREPVPHYEHETFGYNYRLSNIAAAIGVGQMSVLPERVAAKRALFDCYVDGLAALPGVSFMPEQPGTQSNRWLTVMLIDPEKAGTDTTTIRLRLENMDIESRPVWKPMHLQPVFASSSVTGGAVSERFFAHGLCLPSGTAMTADDQSRVVEAVRSAFPG, from the coding sequence GTGCAGAACCCGCATAAAAAGCTCTACCTCTCGCCGCCGCACATGTCCGGAGCGGAACTGGCAGCGGTCACCGAAGCGTTCGACACCAACTTCATCGCCCCCGCCGGGCCGATGATCGAGCGCTTCGAAGACTTTTTCGCAGAATACAGCGGGTTTGGCCATTCTGTTGCCCTGACCAGCGGCACGGCCGCCCTTCACCTCGCTCTGAGATATCTGAATATCGGAGCCGGCGACAAGGTCATCGCGTCGAGCATGACCTTCATTGGCGGCATCGCGCCGATTTTGTATCAGGGGGCGGAGCCGGTGTTCATCGACTCCGACCAGAGCTGGACGATGGACCCGGCGCTGCTCGAAGAGACGCTCACACGGCTGTCCGTGGCCGGCACCCAGGCCAGGGCGATCATTCCGACCGACCTCTACGGCCAGCCCTGCGACCTGGACCGGATCGTCGCACTGGGCGACCGGTTCGGCGTGCCCGTCATCGTGGATTCCGCCGAGGCGGTCGGGTCGCATATCGGCGACCGGCATGCGGGCAAAGGCGCCTGGGCCGCAGCCTATTCCTTTAACGGCAACAAAATAATCACAACATCGGGCGGCGGGATTCTGGCAACCGATGACACCGAACTGGCAGACCGTGCGCGCTTTCTCTCCCAGCAGGCGCGGGAACCGGTGCCACACTACGAACACGAAACATTCGGATACAACTATCGGCTCAGCAACATCGCCGCGGCGATCGGCGTCGGTCAGATGTCCGTCTTGCCGGAGCGGGTTGCGGCAAAACGGGCGCTGTTCGACTGCTACGTCGACGGGCTGGCCGCTTTGCCCGGGGTTTCGTTCATGCCGGAACAGCCGGGCACGCAAAGCAACCGATGGCTGACCGTGATGCTGATCGACCCGGAAAAAGCGGGTACCGATACGACCACGATCCGGCTGAGACTGGAGAATATGGATATCGAGTCGCGGCCGGTCTGGAAGCCGATGCACCTGCAGCCCGTGTTCGCGAGTAGCAGCGTCACCGGCGGCGCCGTGTCGGAAAGATTTTTCGCCCACGGTCTTTGCCTGCCGTCGGGAACGGCCATGACGGCGGACGACCAGAGCCGAGTGGTCGAGGCCGTTCGTTCTGCCTTTCCGGGATAA
- a CDS encoding glucose 1-dehydrogenase — protein sequence MTEMRIDGKTALVTGAAGGLGVTDSRTLAEAGATVVMLDIDEDGGRKAADAINAGLPETATPVTFVPCDLNDLHAAQALVKDLGDKHGGFDILINNAALIPLGPIEEISIDDYEKVMRINAHAAFALAQAVVPGMKAKKDGRIVNMCSVTLSGGWKDFVPYVSSKGTLLGFTRSLARELGPWNIRVNAISPGAIPTEAEARVWADQLESYRKFILDHQSLKFRGDPQDVADAILFLVSDKSRFITGQNLLIDGGWYMDV from the coding sequence ATGACGGAAATGCGCATCGACGGCAAGACGGCACTGGTCACCGGCGCTGCTGGAGGGCTGGGAGTTACCGACAGCCGGACCCTGGCCGAAGCGGGCGCGACGGTCGTGATGCTGGATATCGACGAGGACGGCGGGCGCAAGGCCGCCGACGCGATCAACGCCGGACTTCCAGAGACAGCCACACCGGTGACGTTCGTTCCTTGCGATCTGAACGACCTTCACGCGGCCCAGGCACTGGTCAAGGACCTCGGCGACAAGCACGGCGGCTTCGACATCCTGATCAACAATGCGGCGCTGATCCCGCTTGGGCCCATCGAGGAAATCTCGATCGATGACTACGAAAAGGTCATGCGGATCAACGCCCATGCCGCCTTCGCTCTCGCCCAGGCCGTCGTGCCGGGAATGAAGGCAAAGAAGGACGGCCGCATCGTCAACATGTGCTCGGTCACGCTCAGCGGCGGCTGGAAGGACTTCGTCCCCTATGTCAGTTCCAAGGGGACGCTGCTGGGCTTTACCCGGTCGCTGGCCCGCGAACTCGGCCCCTGGAACATCCGCGTCAACGCCATCAGCCCCGGCGCCATCCCGACAGAAGCCGAAGCCCGCGTCTGGGCCGACCAGCTGGAAAGCTATCGCAAGTTCATCCTCGACCACCAGAGCCTGAAATTCCGCGGCGACCCGCAAGACGTCGCCGACGCGATCCTGTTCCTGGTCTCGGACAAGAGCCGCTTCATCACCGGGCAAAACCTGCTGATCGACGGCGGCTGGTATATGGATGTGTGA
- a CDS encoding ATP-binding cassette domain-containing protein: MTEVTERTHSSGATAGTAEPIIRCVGLDKWYGSVHALKNVDVSFNKGEVIGLVGDNGAGKSTLIKILSGAHAPDAGEIFVEGKRVHLRTTRDAMDLGIETIYQYTAMVPDMSIARNIFIGREPVSFRIGPVGLLDRRQMARESMEALRQVDLHLRSPDTPVVELSGGERQGVAIARAMYFRSKVMILDEPTNHLSLKETQKVLDFVAGLRDMGITSVFISHNLHHVYPISDRIVVMARGEKIADLPKADTTIEALSDLII, translated from the coding sequence ATGACCGAGGTGACGGAACGCACGCACAGCAGCGGCGCCACGGCCGGAACAGCCGAGCCGATCATCCGCTGCGTCGGGCTGGATAAATGGTACGGCAGCGTCCACGCGCTGAAGAATGTCGATGTCTCGTTCAACAAGGGCGAAGTGATCGGCCTGGTCGGCGACAACGGCGCCGGCAAATCGACCCTGATCAAGATCCTGTCCGGCGCCCACGCGCCGGATGCCGGGGAAATCTTTGTCGAGGGCAAGCGCGTTCATCTGCGCACCACGCGCGACGCCATGGATCTGGGCATCGAGACCATCTATCAGTACACCGCGATGGTGCCGGATATGAGCATCGCGCGGAACATCTTCATCGGCCGCGAGCCGGTGTCGTTCCGGATCGGCCCGGTCGGCCTGCTCGATCGGCGCCAGATGGCCCGGGAGTCGATGGAGGCCTTGCGTCAGGTCGACCTGCATCTTCGCTCTCCCGATACACCCGTGGTCGAGCTTTCCGGCGGTGAACGCCAGGGCGTGGCGATCGCGCGGGCGATGTATTTCCGCTCCAAGGTCATGATCCTGGATGAGCCGACCAATCACCTGTCGCTCAAGGAAACGCAGAAGGTGCTCGATTTCGTTGCCGGACTGCGGGACATGGGCATTACCAGCGTGTTCATCTCCCACAATCTCCACCACGTCTATCCGATATCGGACCGGATCGTGGTCATGGCACGCGGCGAGAAGATCGCCGATCTGCCCAAGGCCGACACGACGATCGAGGCCCTTAGCGATCTGATCATCTGA
- a CDS encoding SMP-30/gluconolactonase/LRE family protein: MARDKVERLVESADLVGEGPVWYSGLLYWVDIVGKVVKSLDPETGAMDSWPTPEFVSAVIPRRDGGFLLPMVSGIFQQSTADGTPTLCCSPDAARPGNRFNDAGVDPRGRLWAGSMQNNINDDATPREMDRWSGALFRIDPDRTVTEFETGLGIANTFAWSPDETRFYFAETLDGSIHVYDFDADSGEIAAKRLFARTEGRGAPDGSCVDVDGCLWNARFGGGVVIRYRPDGEIDRILEMPVPNVTSCTFIGPRLDRLAITTARFGMSATELDRYPDAGHLFVADVGTQGLATVPFAG; the protein is encoded by the coding sequence ATGGCACGGGACAAGGTCGAACGACTGGTGGAATCCGCCGACCTGGTCGGCGAAGGACCAGTCTGGTACAGCGGTCTCCTGTATTGGGTGGACATCGTTGGAAAGGTCGTGAAATCACTCGACCCGGAAACCGGCGCAATGGACAGCTGGCCCACACCGGAATTCGTATCCGCGGTGATCCCACGCCGCGACGGCGGCTTCCTGCTGCCGATGGTCAGCGGCATTTTCCAGCAATCCACCGCCGACGGAACACCGACGCTTTGCTGTTCTCCGGACGCCGCCCGGCCGGGCAACCGGTTCAACGATGCCGGCGTCGACCCCAGAGGCCGGCTATGGGCCGGCAGCATGCAGAACAACATCAACGATGACGCCACCCCGCGCGAGATGGATCGCTGGTCGGGCGCGCTGTTCCGGATCGATCCCGACCGCACGGTGACGGAATTCGAAACCGGCCTTGGGATCGCCAATACCTTCGCCTGGAGCCCGGACGAGACGCGGTTCTATTTCGCGGAAACGCTCGACGGTTCGATACACGTCTACGACTTCGACGCAGACAGCGGCGAGATTGCCGCCAAGCGCCTGTTCGCGAGAACAGAGGGGCGCGGCGCACCGGACGGGTCCTGCGTCGATGTCGACGGCTGCCTGTGGAATGCCCGTTTCGGCGGTGGCGTCGTAATTCGCTATCGCCCGGACGGCGAGATCGACCGCATCCTGGAAATGCCCGTACCGAATGTCACGAGCTGCACCTTCATCGGCCCTCGGCTCGACCGGTTGGCCATCACCACAGCCCGGTTCGGCATGTCGGCCACCGAGTTGGACCGTTATCCCGATGCCGGCCATCTGTTCGTCGCCGATGTCGGCACGCAGGGTCTCGCCACCGTACCATTCGCCGGGTGA
- a CDS encoding NeuD/PglB/VioB family sugar acetyltransferase codes for MTTNAIIIGTGGVGRALRYFIDDVNRHQPRCEPVWRLLGYLDDDPAKSGSSIDGLPVLGPISACKSYMDAAFFLGIGDPGHRRSAYDRLIAEPASTIARLIHPRAHVGGNTTIGTGTIVYPGAVIDPDVRIGIGVLINQNATIGHDTVAEDYATLAPGVHIGGAVKLGADCNIGIGASVIQGLTIGRGAVIGAGAAVINDVAPSTTVVGVPAKPIGKKQGSNGAEPA; via the coding sequence ATGACGACAAACGCCATCATCATCGGTACCGGCGGCGTCGGCAGAGCCCTGCGCTATTTCATCGACGACGTCAATCGACACCAGCCGCGCTGCGAACCGGTATGGCGTCTCCTGGGCTATCTGGACGACGATCCGGCAAAATCCGGTTCGAGCATCGACGGCCTGCCGGTGCTCGGCCCCATCAGTGCCTGCAAGTCGTATATGGACGCCGCGTTCTTTCTGGGGATAGGCGACCCCGGGCATCGCCGATCGGCCTATGACCGCCTGATCGCGGAGCCTGCCTCGACGATCGCGCGCTTGATCCATCCTCGCGCCCATGTCGGCGGCAATACTACTATCGGCACCGGGACGATCGTCTATCCCGGCGCGGTCATCGATCCGGACGTGCGGATCGGCATCGGCGTTCTGATCAACCAGAACGCCACGATTGGTCATGATACTGTGGCTGAAGACTATGCCACGCTGGCCCCTGGCGTTCATATTGGCGGCGCCGTCAAGCTGGGTGCCGACTGCAATATCGGCATCGGCGCCAGCGTTATCCAGGGCCTGACCATCGGACGCGGCGCCGTGATCGGCGCCGGTGCCGCCGTCATCAACGACGTTGCACCCTCCACCACCGTCGTCGGCGTTCCGGCAAAACCAATCGGCAAAAAGCAAGGGTCCAACGGTGCAGAACCCGCATAA
- a CDS encoding sugar ABC transporter substrate-binding protein — translation MNSTKRILLAGIAAGTAGLVAGSALAQDQERYIFVHHASTGNVFWQAVQQGMNDACEQVGADCQMIFAQTEGDLQQQLNNFQTAVAQQPDGIVTSIVDDTIFDQPIAEAVDAGIPVIASNTDDSEGAAGNPRLSFIGQNLTAAGYGLAQAMSDEFPDEGPIQVLIGVSEPGQSWSELRAQGIADFMDDYIDANPDREISYERLDSGTDLSATANRVAAYVQATPDLTAYFDTGYWHAGAANALRDLDYEPGDILLGGFDLVPVVLDEMEAGYIQYQIDQQPYLQGYLPIIQLDLMNEFGLSAWSVDTGSGLVTPDDVAEIRALSEQNVR, via the coding sequence ATGAACAGCACCAAAAGGATTCTTCTCGCCGGTATCGCCGCCGGTACCGCCGGCCTCGTCGCCGGATCGGCGCTCGCGCAGGATCAGGAACGCTATATTTTCGTTCACCACGCCAGCACCGGCAATGTTTTCTGGCAAGCGGTGCAGCAGGGCATGAACGACGCCTGCGAGCAGGTCGGCGCCGATTGCCAGATGATCTTTGCCCAGACCGAGGGCGATCTGCAGCAGCAATTGAACAATTTCCAGACCGCTGTTGCCCAGCAGCCCGACGGCATCGTCACCAGCATCGTCGACGACACCATATTCGATCAGCCCATCGCCGAGGCTGTCGACGCGGGTATCCCGGTCATTGCATCGAATACCGACGACAGCGAAGGCGCGGCCGGCAACCCGCGCCTGTCCTTCATCGGCCAGAATCTGACGGCCGCGGGCTATGGGCTGGCCCAGGCGATGTCGGACGAGTTCCCAGACGAAGGCCCGATTCAGGTGCTGATCGGCGTGTCGGAGCCCGGCCAGAGCTGGTCGGAACTGCGCGCGCAGGGCATCGCCGATTTCATGGACGACTATATCGACGCCAACCCGGACCGCGAGATCAGCTACGAACGGCTGGATTCCGGCACCGATCTGTCGGCGACCGCCAACCGGGTCGCGGCCTATGTTCAGGCCACGCCGGACCTCACCGCGTATTTCGATACCGGGTACTGGCACGCCGGCGCCGCCAACGCGCTGCGCGATCTCGACTACGAACCGGGCGATATCCTGCTTGGCGGTTTCGATCTCGTGCCGGTCGTGCTCGACGAAATGGAGGCCGGTTACATTCAGTACCAGATCGACCAGCAGCCCTATCTGCAGGGTTATCTGCCGATCATCCAGCTGGATCTGATGAACGAGTTCGGCCTGAGCGCCTGGAGTGTCGATACCGGCAGCGGGCTGGTCACACCGGACGACGTGGCGGAAATCCGGGCACTTTCGGAACAGAACGTCCGCTGA
- a CDS encoding ABC transporter permease — protein sequence MRKFVQLFLSRPEFSALIMIIVVLIGFSLYSPYFMTPTNIRVVLGIIPELGLVALGVSILMIAGEFDLSVGSVLALTPMVAFTTMAGGLDPTLAILLSLLVALGIGFINAQITLRFNIPSFITTLGMLFIARSLTVVISGGSPPPFPADAPAAIFVEPFALFRMSLIWYAGLAILLGLMLHMSNFGNWVFATGGYRPAARDMGIDVFKVKTACFMLCSFLAGFAGLIQAFRLRSALPSAGVGLELEAIAASVIGGMALTGGIGSVLGAVIGASLIRVIDNGLVMARVDANWFNLAIGTLTIVAVIFNTWIRERARRMRT from the coding sequence ATGCGAAAATTCGTTCAGCTCTTTCTATCGCGGCCGGAGTTCAGTGCCCTGATCATGATCATCGTCGTTCTGATCGGGTTTTCGCTGTACTCGCCGTATTTCATGACGCCAACCAATATCCGCGTCGTTCTCGGCATCATTCCCGAACTGGGGCTGGTGGCCCTGGGCGTATCGATCCTGATGATCGCCGGTGAGTTCGATCTGTCGGTCGGCTCGGTGCTCGCGCTTACACCAATGGTCGCCTTCACAACGATGGCGGGCGGACTCGATCCGACGCTTGCCATCCTGCTGTCGCTGCTCGTCGCGCTGGGCATCGGATTCATCAACGCCCAGATCACGCTGCGCTTCAACATTCCGTCATTCATTACCACGCTGGGGATGTTGTTCATCGCCCGCAGCCTGACGGTGGTCATCTCCGGCGGATCGCCGCCGCCCTTTCCTGCCGACGCTCCCGCAGCGATCTTTGTCGAGCCTTTCGCCCTCTTCCGGATGTCGCTGATCTGGTATGCCGGCCTCGCCATTCTGCTGGGCCTGATGCTGCACATGTCGAATTTCGGCAACTGGGTGTTCGCCACCGGCGGCTATCGCCCGGCCGCACGCGACATGGGTATTGACGTATTCAAGGTGAAGACGGCCTGCTTCATGCTGTGCTCGTTCCTCGCCGGGTTCGCCGGTCTGATCCAGGCCTTTCGATTGCGATCCGCCCTGCCCTCGGCCGGTGTCGGGCTGGAACTGGAGGCGATCGCGGCGTCGGTCATTGGCGGCATGGCCCTGACCGGCGGCATCGGCTCTGTCCTTGGGGCCGTCATCGGCGCGTCGCTGATCCGGGTTATCGACAACGGGCTGGTGATGGCGCGGGTAGACGCGAACTGGTTCAACCTCGCCATCGGGACGCTGACCATCGTCGCCGTGATCTTCAATACCTGGATACGCGAACGGGCGCGGAGGATGCGGACATGA
- a CDS encoding enolase C-terminal domain-like protein, producing MKRSRIADIRATSVSLPLEAPLRHANGAHWGRFVRTIVEVETDDGLIGLGEMGGGGQAAEDAFDGLKPYLLGHDPFKLEAMRFAICNPTASLYNNRTQYHAALEFACLDIMGQKLGVPVSDLLGGALRDAVPFASYLFFRYPGVGPGVGPGVGSDGDNSGEVRTPDQLVEHALALKARHGFTSHKLKGGVFPPDYELEAYRALAHALPGDTFRYDPNAALSVEEGIRFANGIADLDNDYLEDPTWGLNGMRRLRDLTGMPLATNTVVVNFEQLAANVLDPAVDVILLDTTFWGGIRPCIKAAGVCETMQQSIAVHSSGELGIQLATMLHLGAVLPNLTFHADAHYHHLLDDVIEGGPMTYRDGAIAVPTAPGLGIKLDREKLGHYAEAFRELGGYAYDRDPGRPGWYPLVPNTRWADPADDRRPDMRLQFPAG from the coding sequence ATGAAACGGTCCCGCATTGCCGACATCCGGGCGACATCGGTCAGCCTGCCGCTGGAGGCACCGCTGCGCCACGCCAACGGCGCCCATTGGGGCCGTTTCGTGCGCACCATCGTCGAGGTCGAGACCGATGACGGCCTGATCGGTCTGGGCGAAATGGGCGGCGGCGGACAGGCGGCAGAAGACGCCTTCGACGGACTGAAGCCCTATCTGCTCGGCCACGACCCGTTCAAGCTGGAAGCCATGCGGTTCGCGATCTGCAATCCGACCGCCTCGCTCTACAACAACCGCACTCAGTATCATGCGGCGCTGGAGTTCGCCTGCCTTGACATCATGGGTCAGAAGCTGGGGGTCCCGGTATCGGATCTGCTGGGCGGCGCGCTGCGCGATGCGGTGCCCTTTGCCAGCTACCTGTTCTTCCGGTATCCGGGTGTCGGCCCGGGTGTCGGCCCGGGTGTCGGCAGCGACGGTGACAACAGCGGCGAAGTGCGCACGCCCGATCAGTTGGTCGAGCACGCACTTGCGCTCAAGGCACGGCACGGCTTCACCTCGCACAAGCTCAAGGGCGGTGTTTTCCCGCCGGACTACGAACTGGAGGCGTATCGCGCGCTGGCCCATGCCCTGCCCGGTGATACGTTTCGCTATGACCCCAACGCCGCGCTCAGCGTCGAGGAAGGTATCCGCTTCGCCAACGGCATCGCCGATCTCGACAACGACTATCTGGAAGATCCGACATGGGGCCTGAACGGCATGCGGCGGCTGCGCGACCTGACCGGCATGCCGCTGGCCACCAATACGGTCGTAGTCAATTTCGAGCAACTCGCGGCCAACGTGCTCGATCCGGCGGTCGACGTCATCCTGCTCGACACGACATTCTGGGGCGGCATTCGTCCCTGCATCAAGGCGGCCGGGGTCTGCGAAACGATGCAGCAGTCAATCGCCGTCCACTCGTCCGGCGAACTGGGCATCCAACTGGCGACCATGCTGCATCTGGGCGCGGTGCTGCCGAACCTGACCTTCCACGCCGACGCCCATTATCACCATCTGCTGGACGACGTGATCGAGGGCGGCCCGATGACCTATCGCGACGGCGCCATCGCAGTGCCGACCGCTCCCGGCCTGGGGATCAAGCTGGATCGCGAAAAACTGGGCCATTATGCCGAGGCCTTCCGCGAACTGGGCGGCTATGCCTATGACCGCGACCCCGGCCGACCCGGCTGGTATCCGCTGGTTCCGAACACGCGCTGGGCCGATCCGGCCGACGACCGCCGCCCGGATATGCGGCTGCAATTCCCGGCCGGGTGA
- a CDS encoding mandelate racemase/muconate lactonizing enzyme family protein, which yields MRIEAVETLRLGEFPNLLWVRLHTEGGIAGLGETFMGAAAVEAYIHEHAAPRLVGGDVRDVERLTRSLSGYLGFRGSGVETRGISAINIALWDAFGQVAGMPIYRLLGGPSRDSVRIYNTCAGYKYVRKATSQQVDNWGLGGDEGPYEDLDAFLNDAGPLAESLLDQGITGMKIWPFDPYAEASGGLYIAPDELEQALTPFRQIRDAVGERMDIMVEFHSLWNLPTAIRIAEALRPFNTFWHEDPIRMDSLDDLRGYAARSPAPVCASETLAGVSGFRDLLQTGAAGVVMLDLSWCGGLSEARKIAGMAEAWHLPVAPHDCTGPVVLTASTHLSIHAPNAMIQETVRAFYHGWYRELVTDLPPIENGTIRAPEGPGLGIALQPGLEDRDDAIRRVTTVSDS from the coding sequence TTGCGAATCGAAGCCGTCGAAACGCTCCGTCTCGGAGAATTCCCCAATCTCCTGTGGGTACGCCTGCACACCGAAGGCGGCATTGCCGGGCTGGGCGAGACCTTCATGGGCGCCGCCGCCGTCGAGGCCTATATCCATGAACACGCCGCCCCGCGACTGGTTGGCGGCGACGTTCGCGACGTTGAGCGGCTGACGCGGTCGCTGTCGGGCTATCTCGGCTTTCGCGGCTCAGGGGTGGAAACGCGCGGCATCTCGGCGATCAATATCGCATTGTGGGATGCCTTCGGTCAGGTCGCGGGGATGCCGATCTACCGGTTGCTCGGCGGACCGTCGCGGGACAGCGTGCGCATCTACAATACCTGCGCCGGATACAAATACGTCCGCAAGGCGACATCGCAGCAGGTCGACAATTGGGGTCTGGGCGGCGACGAAGGGCCGTACGAGGATCTGGATGCCTTTCTGAACGATGCCGGCCCCCTGGCCGAAAGCCTGCTGGACCAGGGCATTACGGGCATGAAGATCTGGCCATTCGACCCGTATGCCGAGGCGTCGGGCGGGCTTTATATCGCGCCGGACGAGCTGGAACAGGCGCTGACGCCGTTCCGGCAGATCCGCGATGCCGTTGGCGAGCGCATGGACATCATGGTCGAGTTCCATTCGCTGTGGAACCTGCCGACGGCAATCCGGATCGCCGAGGCGCTGAGACCCTTCAACACCTTCTGGCACGAAGACCCGATCCGCATGGACAGCCTGGACGACCTGCGCGGCTATGCGGCGCGGTCGCCAGCGCCGGTTTGTGCTTCGGAAACCCTTGCCGGGGTCTCGGGCTTTCGCGATCTGCTGCAGACCGGCGCGGCCGGCGTGGTCATGCTGGACCTGTCCTGGTGCGGCGGCCTGTCGGAAGCCCGCAAGATTGCCGGCATGGCCGAAGCCTGGCATCTGCCGGTGGCCCCGCATGATTGCACCGGCCCGGTGGTCCTGACCGCCTCGACCCATCTGTCAATCCATGCCCCGAATGCGATGATCCAGGAAACGGTGCGCGCCTTTTACCATGGCTGGTACCGGGAGCTGGTAACCGACCTGCCCCCGATCGAGAACGGCACGATCCGGGCGCCGGAGGGGCCGGGCCTGGGTATCGCACTGCAACCCGGCCTGGAAGACCGGGACGATGCCATCCGGCGTGTGACGACGGTCAGCGACAGCTAG
- the mgtE gene encoding magnesium transporter — MSDTTEQTDISESLEAAIDAGDGAALNALLDPLPYNEALRELLNLSQARRYAAFDLMPVELAAELVEEAPYELAAELIEHVAAARAAEILDEMHSDVQADVVREMDDAAAEAVFAEMDADEAADLRRLVEYDAESAGGLMMSEVFSFPQHATVGAVLKRLAGDGEDDFERYRGQHPYMLDDAGRPVGVVSLRLLLTTRRSVALSEIMIAPMTVSVDTPLDTLENLFDEHPFLGLPVVDEAGILVGVVSRSAVDEALVKRAERSHLRQQGVFGDELRSMPLKIRAGRRLGWLSANIVLNILAAGVIALYEETLAAVIALAIFLPMVSDMSGNAGMQAIGVTMRELSLGLVRPVDALRVWLKELSVGVINGIALGILIAIVAWVWKGNGWLGLVVGLALAANTVIAVSIGGVAPLILKRLGQDPAVASGPVLTTITDMAGFFLVLSLATLMMPLLV, encoded by the coding sequence GTGAGCGATACGACCGAACAGACCGACATATCCGAAAGCCTTGAGGCAGCGATCGACGCGGGCGACGGCGCGGCGCTGAATGCGCTGCTCGACCCGCTGCCGTATAACGAGGCGCTGCGCGAATTGCTCAATCTGTCGCAGGCCCGGCGCTATGCGGCATTCGACCTGATGCCGGTGGAACTGGCGGCGGAACTGGTCGAAGAGGCGCCCTATGAACTGGCCGCCGAGCTGATCGAGCATGTGGCGGCGGCCAGGGCCGCGGAAATCCTCGACGAGATGCACAGCGACGTTCAGGCCGATGTCGTCCGCGAGATGGACGATGCGGCGGCCGAGGCAGTGTTCGCGGAGATGGATGCCGACGAGGCCGCGGATCTGCGCCGGCTGGTCGAATACGATGCCGAGTCCGCCGGCGGTCTGATGATGTCGGAGGTGTTCTCGTTCCCGCAGCATGCCACCGTTGGCGCCGTGCTGAAGCGGCTCGCCGGCGATGGGGAAGACGATTTCGAACGCTATCGCGGCCAGCATCCCTATATGCTGGACGACGCCGGCCGGCCGGTTGGCGTGGTGTCGCTGCGCCTGCTGCTGACCACCCGACGCAGCGTTGCCCTGAGCGAGATCATGATCGCGCCGATGACCGTCAGCGTCGACACGCCGCTGGATACGCTGGAGAACCTCTTCGACGAACACCCTTTTCTGGGCTTGCCGGTCGTGGACGAGGCCGGAATCCTCGTCGGCGTGGTTTCCAGATCGGCCGTCGACGAGGCGCTGGTCAAGCGCGCGGAACGGTCTCACCTTCGCCAGCAGGGCGTTTTCGGCGATGAACTGCGCTCCATGCCGCTTAAGATCCGGGCCGGACGACGGCTCGGCTGGCTGTCGGCCAATATCGTGCTGAACATCCTGGCGGCGGGCGTGATCGCACTTTACGAGGAGACGCTGGCCGCCGTGATCGCGCTGGCGATCTTCCTGCCCATGGTCTCTGACATGAGCGGCAATGCCGGCATGCAGGCGATTGGCGTCACCATGCGCGAATTGTCGTTGGGGCTGGTGCGGCCGGTCGATGCCCTGCGGGTATGGCTGAAGGAACTGTCCGTCGGCGTCATCAACGGCATCGCGCTGGGGATATTGATCGCCATCGTCGCCTGGGTCTGGAAGGGCAATGGGTGGCTGGGGCTGGTTGTCGGTCTGGCGCTGGCGGCGAACACGGTGATCGCCGTCTCGATCGGTGGTGTCGCGCCCCTGATCCTGAAACGGCTTGGCCAGGATCCGGCGGTCGCCAGCGGACCGGTGCTGACCACGATCACCGACATGGCCGGCTTCTTCCTCGTGCTCAGCCTCGCCACCCTGATGATGCCGCTGCTGGTGTGA
- a CDS encoding sugar transferase, protein MKRLFDCFVALMILVLATPVLAFVAILVARNLGRPVLFRQQRAGLHGRPFAILKFRTMTDQTDANGNLLPDEDRLPRFGRFLRSTSLDELPELINVLKGEMSLVGPRPLHMHYLPLYSDHHARRHEVRPGITGWAQVQGRNQVDWDTRLDMDVWYVDNRSFRLDLTILARTVGVVFGREGVSAEGHATMPPFTGSGQDRR, encoded by the coding sequence TTGAAGCGATTATTCGATTGCTTCGTCGCGTTGATGATCCTTGTGCTGGCGACGCCTGTTCTAGCTTTCGTAGCGATCCTGGTGGCACGCAATCTCGGTCGGCCGGTGCTGTTTCGTCAACAGCGCGCGGGCCTGCATGGTCGGCCGTTCGCCATCCTGAAATTCCGGACGATGACCGATCAGACTGATGCCAACGGCAACCTTCTGCCGGACGAGGACCGCCTGCCACGATTTGGCCGGTTCCTCAGAAGCACATCGCTCGACGAACTGCCGGAACTGATCAACGTCCTCAAAGGAGAAATGAGCCTGGTCGGCCCCCGGCCACTCCATATGCATTATCTTCCGCTCTATTCCGACCACCATGCCCGACGCCATGAGGTCAGGCCCGGAATAACGGGATGGGCGCAGGTCCAGGGCCGCAACCAGGTCGATTGGGATACGAGGCTCGATATGGATGTCTGGTATGTCGACAACCGATCCTTCCGGCTCGACCTGACGATACTGGCCCGGACGGTTGGCGTCGTTTTCGGGCGCGAGGGCGTGTCGGCCGAAGGTCATGCGACAATGCCGCCGTTCACCGGCAGCGGCCAGGACCGGCGATGA